From Acidobacteriota bacterium:
CAGCACAAGCCGTGCGGATGAAGCTGCTGCGCCAACCACAACGTGCAGGCTTCGGCATCTAGGAGATCGTTAAGGGGAAAGTCAATCATTCCCTAAGCTTACCCCTGGCGATGCAAACTGACTACACATGAGCCAAACTTTTTTGCGCCCGTCAGGATGGCAATGGGCGTGCTGGGCTACGCGGGCGGACTGGCGCTCCTGCTCAGCGCCATCGGTCTGTACGGAGTGCTGGCGCAGGCGGTCAGCGGGCGGACGCGCGAAATCGGCATTCGGATGGCGCTGGGCGCACAGCCCGCCACTGTAGCGCGTTTGATCTTGCGCGAAGGGCTAAGCCTGACCCTGGTTGGAATTCTGCTTGGACTGGTTTCCGCAGTGGCTTCGACCCGTTTCTTATCCAGCTACCTTTACGGAGTCACGCAGCACGACCCGCTGACATTCACTGCCGTTGGATCGTTGCTGCTCGGTGTCGCCTTGTTGGCCTGCTACCTTCCGGCACGCCGCGCCACCAAAGTTGATCCGCTGGTCGCACTCCGGCACGACTGAAACCGATGGCTGATTCGGCAAATACAACCCGCGATCGCTTTTGGCTCTGGCTGATTCGCTTCATCGGCCTGCTCGTGCCGCGCCGCTTGCGCGCCGATTGGCGGCAGGAGTGGGAAGCCGAATTGCAGTATCGGGAAGCGATGCTGGCGGAGTGGGACAAGCTGAATTGGCAAACCAAGCTGGATTTATTGCGACGCAGCACCAGTGCGTTTTGGGATGCGCTGTGGCTGCAACCGAAACGCTGGGAGGAAGAGATGTTTCAAGATTTGCGTTTGGGCGTGCGGATGTTGCGGGCGCAACCGGCATTTGCGTTGGTGGCGGTGCTGGCGTTGGCGTTGGGCATTGGCGCGACGACGCTGATTTTCAGTGTGGTCAATGCCGTGTTGCTCAGACCGTTGCCGTACCGCGAGGCTGACCGCATTGTGCGGTTGGAAGAGCGCCACGGACGCGGCGGGCCAGGCAATGTTAGTTACGCCAGTTTCCTTGACCTGGGCGCGGAGACGGCCTCGCTCGAACAGATTGCGGCATCGCGCTTTTGGACGGCGAATCTGACCGACAGCCGTAACGCCAACGTCGAACCGGAGCAGGCGCCGAGCGCGCTGGTTTCGGCCAGTTTCTTTTACGCGCTGGGCGTGACGCCGTTGCTGGGCCGCACCTTTTTAGCGGCAGAGGATCAGCCGGGCGGCCAGGCCGTCGCGGTGTTGAGCTATGCGTTGTGGCAACGCCGCTATCAGGGCGACCCGGCGATCATCGGCAAAACGATTCGAGTCAGCGATGTTGATCGAACGGTCGTCGGCGTAATGCCCAAAGACTTTCAGTTTCCGACCAATACCGAATTGTGGACGCCGTTGGTGGCGGGTGGCGATTTGCGCGACAACCGGCGCGCGCATCTGTTGGCGGTCATGGCGCGCTTGAAACCCGGCGCCACGCTCGCACAAGCGCAGGCCGAGTTAAGCGTGACGGCTAGCCGCATCGAACAGCAGCATCCGGGCGTTGATCCGCATCTGAGTTTTGGCGCGCTGCGTTTGCAAGACCGGTTGGTCGGCAACATGAAAACGGCGTTGACGGCGTTGCTGGGCGCGGTCGGATGTTTGTTGCTGATTGCCTGCGCCAATGTCGCCAATTTGCTGCTGGCGCGGGCGACGGCGCGCGAAAAGGAAATGGCGATCCGCGCGGCCCTGGGTGCGGGGCGCTGGCGGCTGATGCGGCAGTTGTTGACCGAAAGTTTGTTGCTCGCAGCCCTGGGTGGCGCGGTTGGCCTGTTGATCGTGTATTGGAGTGTCCGCTTCATCGCCACACTCGACCGCTTCGCTTTGCCGCGCATCAACGAAGTCAATGTTGATGCGCGCGTACTAGGCTTCACGCTGCTGGTCACGCTGGTAACGGGCGTGTTGTTCGGGTTGGCTCCGGCGTTGCAATTGCCCAAACACGCGCTGCAAGCGGCGTTGAAAGAAGGTGGACGAACTTCGGCGGGCACGCGGCGGCGCTATTTGCGGCACGGGCTGGTCGTCGCCGAGATGGCGCTGACGTTGCTGCTGCTGATTGGCGCGGGGCTTTTGGTGAATAGTTTCTGGCGCTTGCTGCAAGTGCGGCACGGCTTCGATCCGCAAAATGTCGTCACATTCAACCTCTTCCTCTCGCCGACGCGGTTTTCGACTGAACCGCAAAAGATCAACTATCTCAAACAGGTGCTGGAGCGTGTGCAGACTACGCCCGGCGTGCGCGCGGCAGGGCTGACCTCGACGACGCCACTGACGGGCGGCCCGGCCACCGATTTCGAGATTGAAGGTCGCGCGCCGGTTGACGATGCCCACGCGCCAGTGGCTGACATTCGCATTATTGATGCGAACTACTTCCGCGCGATGAGTATCGGCTTGGTGGCCGGACGAGCGTTCAGCCACAACGACACTGCCGAAGCACCGCGCGTGCTGATCATCAACGAAACGCTGGCGCGTCAGTTCTTCTCCGATGAAAGCCCGCTCGGTCGGCGCATCACGATGAAAGATTGGGGGCCGCCGCTGACGGGTGAAATTGTCGGCGTGGTGGCCGATGTCAAAGAGAACGGGCTGGATGCGGCCATGCAGCCCGAAATTTATTGGCCCTATCCGCAATTCCCGTCGAATTTCAACACGCTGATGGTCAAGGCGGCGGGCGATCCGGCGGGCATCGTGGCTGCCGTCAAACAGCAAATCTGGGCGGTAGATGCGCAACAGCCCATCGCGGCGATTGCGACGATGGATGAAGTGCTGGCGCGTTCGGTCGCCAGTCGCCGCTTCAATCTGTTGCTCTTCGGTGCGTTCGCGGCAGTGGCCTTGTTGCTGGCGGCGGTGGGTGTTTACGGCGTGATCTCATACACCGTCTCACAACGCACGCACGAAATCGGCGTGCGGATGGCGCTGGGCGCAAAGACTGCGGATGTGTTGCGGCTCTTCCTCGCGCACGGTCTGCGCCTGGCCAGCGCGGGCGTCGTGCTGGGCCTGGCCGGAGCCTTAGTGCTGACGCGAGTCATGCAGGGTTTGTTATTCGACGTAAGCGCGACAGACCCGTTGACCTTTGCGAGCGTCGCCTTGGTGCTGACGTTGGTCGCGCTCCTGGCCTGTTTTATCCCGGCGCGGCGGGCGGCGCGCGTTGATCCGCTGCGCGCCCTACGCCACGAGTGATGCCAATGAAAGAGCCGAAGCAAACAACACGGGGTCATTTTTGGCGCGGGCTGATCCGCTTCATCGGTCTGCTTGTGCCGCGCTGGTTGCGCGCGGATTGGCGGCAGGAATGGGAAGCGGAGTTGGACTGCCGCGAACGGCGCTTGGCCGAGTGGGAGCGGCTCGACTGGCGCAATAAACTGGATTTGTTCCGGCGCAGCACCAGCGCGTTTTGGGATGCGCTCTGGCTGCTGCCCAAACGCATGGAGGACGAACTGATGCAAGACATACGATTTGGCTGGCGCGTGTTGCGGCAACGGCGCGGGTTCACGCTGGTGGCGGCGCTCTCGTTGGCGCTGGGCATCGGCGCGAATACGGCAATTTTCAGCGTCGTGGATTCGATCCTGCTGCGGCCCTTGCCGTATCCGGGCGCGGCGCGGCTGGTCAAATTGGCGGCGGCGAATTTTCAGCAACAGGTGCAATGGGAGCACTGGAACCGTGCCGGCGTGCCGTTGGCCGATTTCCGCGAATGGCAGGCGCAGAGTCAGAGCTTTGAAGAGATGGCTTTGTATACTGGGGCAGGGGCCTATCCCACTACGGTGGACGATGACAGCCGCTATTTGCTGGGCAGCCGGGTTTCGCTGAATCTGTTTGCGATGCTGGGCACGCGGGCCGCGCTGGGGCGGCTTTTCGTACCGGCAGATGAACAGCCCGATAGCCCGCGCGTGACCGTGTTGAGCCATCAATTTTGGGCGGAGCGCTTTCAGGCCGACCCGCAAATCCTGGGCAAGCAACTGGCGTTGAAAGACGAGACTTACACCATTGTAGGTGTGCTGCCGGCAAGCTTCCGCGATTATTTCACGCAGATGCCGCGCGACTCGGGCTTGCAGATGGCGCCTTTGCGTGTGTTGAACCTTCCACCGACGCAGTTTTGGCTGCCGCTCAAGGTGACGCACGAAGCCGCGACCTGGCACGGTTACGGCGGCAATCGGCACGGTTCATATTCTGTCTTGGCGCGGCTCAAACCCGGCGTTACCCAGGCGCAGGCGCAGACTGAACTTTCGGCTATCGCGGCGCAACAGGCCGAGCGTTACCCCGAATCAAACAAAGACCTGGGCGCAACCGTGGTTAATCTGCACGCAGAAGTGACGGGCGGCACGCGCGGCAGGCTGCTGTCGTTGGTCGTGGCGTTTGCGCTGGTGTTGTTGATCGCCTGCGCCAATGTCGCCAGTTTGTTGCTGGCGCGCGGCATCGAACGCGCCAAAGAATTGGCGATTCGCGCGACGTTGGGCGCGGGCCGCTGGCGGTTGTTGCGGCAATTGCTGACCGAATGTTTGTTGTTGGCCGGGTTGGGCAGCGCGCTGGGCTTGGCGCTGGCATACGCGCTGGTCGCGGGCCTGCGTCCGCTCATCCCCGTGGACATCCCGCGCAGCGATGCCATCACGCTGGATTACCGCGCCTTGCTCTTTACGCTGGGGCTGTCGTTGCTGGCGACCTTGCTGGCCGGGCTGTTGCCCGCCTGGCAGGCCGCCAAGCTGAATCTGACTGAAGAGTTGAAAGAAGCCGGGCGCAGCGCCACCGAAAGCCGCCGCAATCGTGGATGGCGGCACGCGCTGGTCGTGAGCCAGGTGGCGCTGACGATGATTTTGCTGACCGGGGCGGGGCTGGCAACCAAAAGCTTTTGGCGCGTCGCGCACCAAGCTTTGGGATATGACACCGCGAACCTGGCGCGGCTGAGAGTGTTGCCGCCAGGGCCTGAAAACAGGGAGCGGTATCGGCGTTTGCTTCCCGATGCGCAGGATGCCGCCGAGTGGCAACAGTATTGGCAACCGCTGCTGGCCCAGGTGCGCGCCTTGCCGGGCATTGCGGATGCGGCGTTCACTTCCGGTTATCCGCCCGAAGGCGTCAATTTCGGTGCGACCATGCGCATTCCCGGTCATCCGCCCGTCAAGCCACGGCTGGGCACGGCGATCACTGGCGATGTGGTTAGCGACGATTATTTCCGCCTGTTAGGGCCGCGCGTGCTGGCGGGGCGGTCTTTCAACGCCGCAGACAATTTCGAGCGTCCCCGCGTACTCGTCGTCAACGAAACTTTTGCGCGCACCTACTTCCCTCATCAAGCCACCGTGGGACAAACCGTGACGCTTAATCCAGGCTCAAAGATCGAAGCCCAAGCCACGATTATCGGCGTCGTGGCTGACACGCTGGGACGGCTGGATCGCCCGCTGGAACCGCAGGTTTATCAGGCGCTCACACAATTGCCGTTGCGCGATTACAACCTGCTCGTGCGCACCACCGGCCCGCCGGAAGCCAGTTTTGAGGCGCTCCGCAAGCTGGCGCGGACGTTCAATTCTGAGCGGCCCGCTGACCAACCGGTCACGCTTGCTGAAGCGCGCACGCAGTTGACG
This genomic window contains:
- a CDS encoding ABC transporter permease, whose product is MADSANTTRDRFWLWLIRFIGLLVPRRLRADWRQEWEAELQYREAMLAEWDKLNWQTKLDLLRRSTSAFWDALWLQPKRWEEEMFQDLRLGVRMLRAQPAFALVAVLALALGIGATTLIFSVVNAVLLRPLPYREADRIVRLEERHGRGGPGNVSYASFLDLGAETASLEQIAASRFWTANLTDSRNANVEPEQAPSALVSASFFYALGVTPLLGRTFLAAEDQPGGQAVAVLSYALWQRRYQGDPAIIGKTIRVSDVDRTVVGVMPKDFQFPTNTELWTPLVAGGDLRDNRRAHLLAVMARLKPGATLAQAQAELSVTASRIEQQHPGVDPHLSFGALRLQDRLVGNMKTALTALLGAVGCLLLIACANVANLLLARATAREKEMAIRAALGAGRWRLMRQLLTESLLLAALGGAVGLLIVYWSVRFIATLDRFALPRINEVNVDARVLGFTLLVTLVTGVLFGLAPALQLPKHALQAALKEGGRTSAGTRRRYLRHGLVVAEMALTLLLLIGAGLLVNSFWRLLQVRHGFDPQNVVTFNLFLSPTRFSTEPQKINYLKQVLERVQTTPGVRAAGLTSTTPLTGGPATDFEIEGRAPVDDAHAPVADIRIIDANYFRAMSIGLVAGRAFSHNDTAEAPRVLIINETLARQFFSDESPLGRRITMKDWGPPLTGEIVGVVADVKENGLDAAMQPEIYWPYPQFPSNFNTLMVKAAGDPAGIVAAVKQQIWAVDAQQPIAAIATMDEVLARSVASRRFNLLLFGAFAAVALLLAAVGVYGVISYTVSQRTHEIGVRMALGAKTADVLRLFLAHGLRLASAGVVLGLAGALVLTRVMQGLLFDVSATDPLTFASVALVLTLVALLACFIPARRAARVDPLRALRHE
- a CDS encoding ABC transporter permease; this encodes MKEPKQTTRGHFWRGLIRFIGLLVPRWLRADWRQEWEAELDCRERRLAEWERLDWRNKLDLFRRSTSAFWDALWLLPKRMEDELMQDIRFGWRVLRQRRGFTLVAALSLALGIGANTAIFSVVDSILLRPLPYPGAARLVKLAAANFQQQVQWEHWNRAGVPLADFREWQAQSQSFEEMALYTGAGAYPTTVDDDSRYLLGSRVSLNLFAMLGTRAALGRLFVPADEQPDSPRVTVLSHQFWAERFQADPQILGKQLALKDETYTIVGVLPASFRDYFTQMPRDSGLQMAPLRVLNLPPTQFWLPLKVTHEAATWHGYGGNRHGSYSVLARLKPGVTQAQAQTELSAIAAQQAERYPESNKDLGATVVNLHAEVTGGTRGRLLSLVVAFALVLLIACANVASLLLARGIERAKELAIRATLGAGRWRLLRQLLTECLLLAGLGSALGLALAYALVAGLRPLIPVDIPRSDAITLDYRALLFTLGLSLLATLLAGLLPAWQAAKLNLTEELKEAGRSATESRRNRGWRHALVVSQVALTMILLTGAGLATKSFWRVAHQALGYDTANLARLRVLPPGPENRERYRRLLPDAQDAAEWQQYWQPLLAQVRALPGIADAAFTSGYPPEGVNFGATMRIPGHPPVKPRLGTAITGDVVSDDYFRLLGPRVLAGRSFNAADNFERPRVLVVNETFARTYFPHQATVGQTVTLNPGSKIEAQATIIGVVADTLGRLDRPLEPQVYQALTQLPLRDYNLLVRTTGPPEASFEALRKLARTFNSERPADQPVTLAEARTQLTVKPRFYLALLGSLALLALVLAVTGIYGTLWLTVNQRTHELGVRRALGAQDGDVLRLVLRQGAGLVLAGMLLGLLGAWGLTRFIRGWLVEVSPTDPLTFVAVALLLLLAALLACYAPARRAVRVDPLVALRSE
- a CDS encoding FtsX-like permease family protein yields the protein MAMGVLGYAGGLALLLSAIGLYGVLAQAVSGRTREIGIRMALGAQPATVARLILREGLSLTLVGILLGLVSAVASTRFLSSYLYGVTQHDPLTFTAVGSLLLGVALLACYLPARRATKVDPLVALRHD